A window of Xiphophorus hellerii strain 12219 chromosome 19, Xiphophorus_hellerii-4.1, whole genome shotgun sequence contains these coding sequences:
- the olig4 gene encoding oligodendrocyte transcription factor 4, whose product MDSDASSTCSRSSSPDLVVDDSAGSFFSNNIFQKYCQENRNDSEADQGRMERGGGKTKSRSELSKEEMQDLRLKVNSRERKRMHDLNQAMDGLREVMPYAHGPSVRKLSKISTLLLARNYILMLSSSLEEMKKLVGDVYGGGAAAQSRSTAHSTINHAATSVHLPLHPLAQSLHSLVGSTPTALQHHSSPPSSAPAPHSPPSASFLGFHAPVQGLLKDPLHLGGSYRHFPGMPCPCTLCQPLPTATSTLHSLSMNK is encoded by the coding sequence atggaTTCAGATGCCAGCTCCACGTGCAGCCGATCCTCATCTCCAGACCTGGTGGTGGATGACTCTGCCGGCAGCTTCTTCTCCaacaatatttttcagaaatactgcCAGGAGAATAGAAATGACAGTGAAGCTGACCAAGGCAGGATGGAACGTGGAGGCGGGAAGACCAAGAGCAGGTCTGAACTCAGCAAGGAGGAGATGCAAGACTTAAGGCTCAAAGTCAATAGCcgggagaggaagaggatgcATGACCTGAACCAGGCCATGGACGGACTGAGGGAGGTGATGCCCTACGCTCATGGACCTTCTGTTCGCAAACTGTCCAAAATATCCACCTTGCTTCTAGCTCGCAATTACATTCTCATGCTGTCCAGCTCTCTAGAGGAGATGAAAAAACTGGTCGGGGACGTCTACGGAGGTGGTGCTGCCGCCCAGAGCCGCTCCACTGCCCACTCAACTATCAACCATGCAGCCACATCTGTTCACCTCCCTCTGCATCCTCTGGCCCAGTCCCTTCACTCTCTGGTGGGCAGCACACCTACAGCTCTGCAGCATCACTCCTCTCCTCCTTCCTCAGCTCCAGCTCCTCATTCCCCTCCATCAGCTAGCTTCCTGGGCTTCCATGCTCCAGTGCAGGGCCTTCTCAAGGACCCACTCCACCTTGGTGGCTCCTACAGACATTTTCCTGGCATGCCATGCCCGTGCACACTCTGCCAGCCTCTGCCGACCGCCACCTCCACATTGCACAGCTTGTCTATGAATAAATGA